The window TGCATGTATTCCAATTTGTGTAGTCAGCACTTTTGGCTGCCATCCCACAGTATTTTAGCTTCTTTTTGAATCATTTAGTTCCTCCAGATTTAGGTCCTTTTTTTTGGGTCAAATTTAGGTCCTTTTGCATTTTAGGTTGTTTCAATCAAGCTATCAAAAACATATATATAATAGTAATTGAATGACTAGGTCTGTGCCATACCATTTTGTCCTGAGACTACAAAACTATCGACATGTTCGTGAACAGTAAGCCAGAAGGAGAGGATCAGCAAACCAACAGCAAGTCCACCAATGATATCAACTGGACTGTGCATGCCGAGATAAATTCTTCCTATAAAAAGCCCATGAGTTCAGTTTTGGGTTTAAGATAAAATAAGTAAAGAAGCTGTCTGAAACTACTAAAATTATGATAATTTAGAAACTTACCCAAACCAATGAGACTCACAAGCAAGCAAACAAGAGCAAGTCCACCAAATTTCAAATAGGCATCTTCATTCTGAGCATAAGATAGGATGTAATGCAAAAGGTATCTGCAACCCACCACCCATGAGTAGATAATTAGTATATACATGACAGTAAAGTAACTCATATGGCAAGGGCTCAAATTTGTTACATCTATTAATAACTTATCTCCAAAACAAGTTATTTTCCAGACTGACTTACAAAATATAACCAAAACTTTCATAGCCGCTATATGTTTGACAAAATTAGAATACTTATTATCAATAAGTATACATAAAGTTGGATGATCAAAGCAGGGCTTTCTATAATGCTGTGCTTAGTTTCCGTAGCTGAATTTATATGACAAGATAAATAGTATTTACCCAGACAAGCAAACTGTGTTTAGAGTGTGAGAAGATGGCAATCCATATTCCAATGCATTATCCTCCTCATCTCTTGTCGCTGTTATTCTCCTAACCGGAGGGCAACTCGGTCTAGGAGCTGATACCACATCCTACCAAGACAAAGAAAAACCGAAAATCTTGATACCTGAAGCACTTAAACAAATCAAGAAACTAAACAGTAAAAGGGAGGTGAGATTACCTTTATACAGTTCCCCAAGTAATCACAGAAAGCCATCAAGAGGGTCATTTGCCTTGCCAATTTGCCATGCCCACTCTACAACACATAAAACTTCTCAGCATACTTAAATAATGTAACAAACATGAACCCAAAACTGACATAACCGCCATCACAACCATAAAAAATGACCATTATATAGAGAAGAGAAGCATACCCAGAAAAGCAAAGGAAGAAATGCAGTGTAGAAAGGCACAGAAACAACACATGACAAGGCAGAGAAGAAAGCATCCAAGAACCTATGCTGGTAATTCTGCAACAAAAAAGAAAAACCCAAGATTCCAAATGAGATAAAAAGTCAAAACAGAAATTGCAAAAAGCACAAAGAATGATCTTCTGGGTCATCCTTGTATTAAATGGTATGAAGAAACCTGGATCTGGAGGATGAGGGGCGTGCCTGTGATGACGTGGTGGGCCACCCACGGCTGCAGCAGAGATCGAAGCTTTGGGGTCAGATTGAGATAAGAAGCCATTAGAATCCATGTCAGAATCCCACAGAGTGTTGCACCTTGCCACACTGCTGTGCTCTCCATTCCCTGCTCTCTCTGTTTCTTATTCCTCTCTGAGAGAAACAAGAAGAAGAAGAGGACCCAGAAACCAAACGAGGAAACCAACCCAACTAGTGGCAAAGACTTGGACTTTCGTCTCTTTAAGATTTTTGTCTCTCTATTTCTTTGATCAAATAGGACTTTTCTTTTTTGATACAGAAAAAATTGTAGAAAAACTTAATAATTGTCACTGTTGGGAGATTAAATATGATTCAGAGCTTGTTTGGCGACAGTTGGAAATCGAATCTGTGTAGACAAATGCCTGCCACAAGAAAGAACATTCCAAAATCTAAGGAAAGATAAAATTTGGGCCAACAAAAGTCAAATTTTATTGTTTATTTATTCTTTTACTGTAAACTTAAAATACTGACGTAATCGATACGCAAACTAATACGCGTCTCGCCGTATCTTTTACTCGAGACGTGTATTAATCGCGTCTTTAAAAACGCAACAAACGGTACCGTTTTATTCCAATCGCTCTCTCGCTCTTGTCTGATTTCCTGCTTATTACTGTTTTCAATTCTAGGGTTTCTGCTGTTTGTTGTTGTCGTTGTTGTGTCTGAAATGATGGCATGTACATCCGATTCGATCATGACCTGGAGCCGGATACAAGGTAAGTATA of the Fragaria vesca subsp. vesca linkage group LG6, FraVesHawaii_1.0, whole genome shotgun sequence genome contains:
- the LOC101293321 gene encoding dihydrosphingosine 1-phosphate phosphatase C823.11-like; translated protein: MESTAVWQGATLCGILTWILMASYLNLTPKLRSLLQPWVAHHVITGTPLILQIQNYQHRFLDAFFSALSCVVSVPFYTAFLPLLFWSGHGKLARQMTLLMAFCDYLGNCIKDVVSAPRPSCPPVRRITATRDEEDNALEYGLPSSHTLNTVCLSGYLLHYILSYAQNEDAYLKFGGLALVCLLVSLIGLGRIYLGMHSPVDIIGGLAVGLLILSFWLTVHEHVDSFVVSGQNVTTFWAALSFILLFAYPNPECPTPSFEYHTAFNGVALGIVSGVQQTYQQFHHEAVPRLFISELTVPCFMGRMLVGIPTILIVKFCSKALAKWILPVVANALSIPIKSSTYIPTLNGSSNGKKSDRLKQSGYLQKLYLFSGQDSFDVDTGIRFIQYAGLAWSVVDLVPSVFSLLSL